GCTAAGTAGAATTGTGAATATCCACTTTACTGGCGAGTCTGATCTCACTCGCGAGTGCTTTTGTCCCGCTCCTTATTTTGTTACATACCCTCAGCGTTGTATATTAATCAGTTTTACAAAGCTATGCATTGCATACGTTTTCTTTCTATGTCGGCCTCGACCAGATTCACTCAACGTCGTCAAAAGCTTTGGTCATCCACTCTAGAATCCTTACGCGACAGTCAAACTCACCGCTTTAATTTGAACAAACACTCCCACGGGTATCACATTAAGAATATATCCTGATGCTAGGTAGTTTCATTCCTCCCCGCCCGAGGAATGATCATCACCATCAGCCATAGCGACATCTACAACGCTAACACCCGCCGCCGCAGCCTTCAGCTCTCTCGCCTTTTGTCTGCGCTTGAGTTTCCTATCGCGGTTCTTCCGAGTCCGCTTCTCTGCTTCGTTTTCCTTGGCAGCCTGTGCGGCCGCAACGCGCTTGCGCAGCTGCACTCGCCGCTTCTTGCCTGGTTTCTTGCGTGTAAGTGGGCTCTTCGAGATAGGTGCGCCCTCTGCCACGTAGACGGGAAGACTGTTGGCTGGCCGTGGCATTTTGGTCTGATGGCGCTTGAGATGGATGACTCGCCATGGGAGATGGCAGCCGGGCTTCAGGTCAACTTAGTAGCTATAAACTAGACACATGGATATTCACTTACCCAGACTAGCGAGTTGGCCCATGTCAGCACGTGCTGCCCGCTAACGGCCATTTCCTCGAattgtttcttcttttccgcTATCCGGATTTCGTCTTCAGAGGTAGGTTGTCCATTCCTTGTACCTTGGAGAGAAGGCGTAGAAAAGTAGTAATCCCATCCCCGGGAGGCTTTCACAAATCGTCCCTCAGTACCAGCGCCAGATCCCGGTGTGGGTGAATGCAGCCGAATCTTCAATTTCTGGGTAGTCGGAGCCTCTGTAATTTTCTCGTCTGTATCATTTCCAGGCTGCTTGGTGGTGTCTTCCGTTGATTTGGTGGGGGCGCTAAATAGGCGGAACTCAAATTCTTGTTCttcgtcctcatcctccgcAGGCTGTGAGGGATCAATGTCGTGGCTGGTTGTCTCCTGCGCAGCATCCAATTGATCGAGGTTAAGTAATTTCCCTAGGCGAGCGTATGCATCCTGGACGGCGGCATTGTCTGGTGCTGGTGATGGCGAGCGAGATGACTCTGGTGAACGCATCTCATCGCGGCGGACGCTGTAAAGCCAGGTTAGTTGCGGGGAACAGTGAGAAAAGCCCGAGTGAAGTGCTTGTTCACATACCGCTTGGCATTTGGTAGATCAAACATCGTGTGGTGTGTAGGGAGAGTTGCAAGACCAAAATGCCTGATCAAGAAAAACGGTGTTCCCACGCCGCTCTGCGGTCACGGCCTGATGACATGGCACGGACCCTCCAGCCTCGACTTCCGACTTCGAATGAGCCCTTTGATCTACACTGCGACTATCTACTGCGCCATTTGTTTTATTTCATATCCTCTGTTTTCTACATATTCTACACTTCCTATCTTCCGATAGTTTCCTCCCCTATTCCAACAAAGGAAACCCGCACCTCAACTATTGGGGTGATTAATGCCTCGTGCCCATCACACAACGCAAACGTGCAGCCAAGAACATCCCCGGTTCTGAATCCCCGATTCCGATCCCCATAAATGGGTATCTGTGCCTCCTGCCTTGGTGGAAATCGCCACGAGTCTCCTGAGGTGAGTCCCGAGTCTGGAGCTGGTTTCCCGTCACCATGTTCAGCGCACAGTGCCCAAGTCTGTGCGCGATGTGTGGGATGCTTGTGGCAGATTGCAGTTGTCTAACAATTCATTCTTCAAGCCTGAATCTTCACGTCTACTTGATGAGGACCCTTATCAAGCTGGATATGGCTATGGAGCACTCCACCAAGCTCACCAGGCCAGCCAGCCGGATTC
Above is a window of Penicillium digitatum chromosome 2, complete sequence DNA encoding:
- a CDS encoding 4-formylbenzenesulfonate dehydrogenase TsaC1/TsaC2: MFDLPNAKRVRRDEMRSPESSRSPSPAPDNAAVQDAYARLGKLLNLDQLDAAQETTSHDIDPSQPAEDEDEEQEFEFRLFSAPTKSTEDTTKQPGNDTDEKITEAPTTQKLKIRLHSPTPGSGAGTEGRFVKASRGWDYYFSTPSLQGTRNGQPTSEDEIRIAEKKKQFEEMAVSGQHVLTWANSLVWPGCHLPWRVIHLKRHQTKMPRPANSLPVYVAEGAPISKSPLTRKKPGKKRRVQLRKRVAAAQAAKENEAEKRTRKNRDRKLKRRQKARELKAAAAGVSVVDVAMADGDDHSSGGEE